One genomic segment of Arcobacter porcinus includes these proteins:
- a CDS encoding PAS domain-containing protein: protein MSKEIKLDDYAFLVSETDEKGKILFANDDFCEVSGFTIDELIGSPHNIVRHKDMPKAAFKSLWDTVKKGEIWTGYVKNATKDGDFYWVFATIFPTITSDGTKGFLSCRRKASDEEIATYTKIYKDLRAKEI, encoded by the coding sequence GTGTCAAAAGAGATTAAATTAGATGATTATGCTTTCTTAGTAAGTGAAACAGATGAAAAAGGTAAAATTCTTTTTGCAAATGATGATTTCTGTGAAGTTTCTGGTTTTACTATTGATGAATTAATTGGAAGTCCACATAATATCGTAAGACATAAAGATATGCCAAAAGCAGCTTTTAAAAGCTTGTGGGATACTGTAAAAAAAGGTGAAATTTGGACAGGTTATGTAAAAAATGCAACAAAAGATGGAGACTTCTATTGGGTTTTTGCAACAATATTTCCAACAATTACAAGTGATGGTACTAAAGGTTTTTTATCTTGTAGAAGAAAAGCTAGCGATGAAGAGATAGCTACTTATACTAAAATATATAAGGATTTAAGAGCAAAAGAGATTTAA
- a CDS encoding glutamate-5-semialdehyde dehydrogenase, protein MQEFLKKAKQSSIIISTLKSSIKDHILLQMADALVENTNFLIDENKKDLEVAKSLELSSAMIDRLLLNEKRVNDMADAIRQIASQKDPVGRVLDGWLTKDGLNIQKVSIPIGVIGIIYESRPNVTSDTAALCFKSGNVCVLKGGKEAENSNKAIANILQEVLKTNSLPKEAISLLPDSSREGVAKLIVEDKYVDLIVPRGGEALIKFITKNSTIPVVKHDKGVCHTYIDKEANTKKAFEIIINAKCQRPSACNALETLLIHKDLADTFLNPIFEILKDNGTKVFACNESLKYINANLAQEEDFDKEYLENILNIKLVENLDEAIIHIQKHGSGHSEAIISENYSSINYFLDKIDAACVYANASTRFTDGGEFGLGAEVGISTNKLHSRGPMGIEDLTTFKYKIYGDGHIRK, encoded by the coding sequence ATGCAAGAGTTCTTAAAAAAAGCAAAACAAAGTAGTATTATTATTTCAACTCTTAAAAGTTCAATAAAAGATCATATCCTTTTACAAATGGCTGATGCTTTAGTAGAAAATACAAATTTTTTAATAGATGAAAATAAAAAAGATTTAGAAGTGGCAAAAAGCTTAGAATTAAGTTCAGCTATGATTGATAGACTATTACTGAATGAAAAAAGAGTAAATGATATGGCAGATGCAATAAGACAAATTGCAAGCCAAAAAGATCCTGTTGGAAGAGTCCTTGATGGTTGGCTTACAAAAGATGGTTTAAATATTCAGAAAGTATCAATTCCAATTGGAGTTATTGGAATAATTTATGAAAGTAGACCGAATGTAACAAGTGATACAGCAGCACTTTGTTTTAAAAGTGGAAATGTTTGTGTTTTAAAAGGTGGTAAAGAAGCAGAGAATTCAAATAAAGCAATAGCAAATATTCTTCAAGAAGTTTTAAAAACAAACTCTTTACCAAAAGAAGCCATATCTTTACTTCCTGATAGCAGCCGTGAAGGAGTTGCTAAGCTAATAGTTGAAGATAAATATGTAGATTTAATCGTACCAAGAGGTGGAGAAGCTCTAATTAAATTTATAACTAAGAACTCTACAATTCCTGTTGTAAAACATGATAAAGGAGTTTGCCATACATATATCGATAAAGAAGCGAATACAAAAAAAGCATTTGAAATCATAATAAATGCTAAATGCCAAAGACCTAGTGCTTGTAATGCTTTAGAAACTCTTTTAATTCATAAAGATTTAGCAGATACATTTTTAAACCCTATTTTTGAAATTTTAAAAGATAATGGTACAAAAGTATTTGCTTGTAATGAATCTTTAAAATATATTAATGCAAATCTAGCACAAGAAGAAGATTTTGATAAAGAGTATTTGGAAAATATTTTAAATATAAAATTAGTTGAAAACCTTGATGAAGCAATAATACATATTCAAAAACATGGTTCAGGTCATTCTGAAGCAATTATTAGTGAAAATTATTCAAGTATAAACTATTTCTTAGATAAAATTGATGCTGCTTGTGTATATGCAAATGCTAGCACAAGATTTACAGATGGTGGAGAGTTTGGTTTAGGTGCTGAAGTTGGAATATCTACAAATAAACTTCATTCAAGAGGTCCAATGGGAATTGAAGACTTAACAACATTTAAATATAAAATATATGGAGATGGGCATATAAGAAAATAA